From the Kiloniellales bacterium genome, the window CTTCATCAGGGCGTCGACCGTCTGCGGCGTCGGGTCGACGATGTCGAGCAGCCGCTTGTGGGTGCGGATCTCGAACTGTTCCCGGCTCTTCTTGTCGATGTGCGGCGAACGCAGCACCGTGAAGCGCTCGAGCCGGGTCGGCAGGGGAATCGGTCCACGAACCCTG encodes:
- the rpsJ gene encoding 30S ribosomal protein S10, with translation MDSQNIRIRLKAFDHRVLDQSTSEIVHTAKRTGARVRGPIPLPTRLERFTVLRSPHIDKKSREQFEIRTHKRLLDIVDPTPQTVDALMKLDLAAGVDVEIKLNG